In Triticum aestivum cultivar Chinese Spring unplaced genomic scaffold, IWGSC CS RefSeq v2.1 scaffold39175, whole genome shotgun sequence, the sequence ATTGGGTATTCAGGTCTTGACTGTCTGTCACACCATCCCCTGTTTCAGTTGCATTGAGTTCAGTCATATACAAATGCGGAAATGAAACCAAATAATCTCACATCTTACAAACATAATTTTGTCCACATTACATGACCGAATCAAGACTTGATCCCAcgtcttacaaatataatcatgtCCATACTACATGATGCATTGTATTTTTTTTTCACTGAAATaatccctccgtccgaaaatacttgtcattgaaatagatgtatctagatttattttagttttagatacatccattttcatcccttttgatgacaagtatttccggacggagggagtatttacttACATATACTTGCAGCATCAGGTGCGTTACGCTCAGCCATATACAAACATGGAAATGAAGGCAGGAAACAAATGGGCAGCACTTTGATCCCACATCTTACAAATATATTTTTGTCCTCACAACAATACAAGctgtactttatttatttatgtatatatatactcCCGTGTCGCCGTATGGCTGTTTCTGGAAAATACCGTATTCCATGTCTCCATATATGTATCTGTATCCCTGTGGCCGTGTGCATATATCAATGCTTCTTAGATGGTCATGTCTAGAAAGAAGAATAACAAGTCAGACAATTAGCAACAGTTCTAATGAAGAGATAAATGGAGCAGAAAAGGCAACAATGAGACAGTTAGAAACATGTGCTGACAAATATAACTTGCTTCTGTAATTTATTTTTATACAGATGTGTTATAACTTGCTCTTGATACTGGCAATAGATTAAAAAAGTCCATACTTGTTGTCAAGTGGAAGGAATATTAAGGATGGAGAATTTAGCTGGCAAAAAGGCCAAAAACAATATGGCTTATAACTTTTGTCCTCCAAACTCATCCCTCATCATGTCAAACAAACAAGATTATGCCAAAATAATATACTCTTGGCACAAAAATTGATGTTGGGTATTCTGTTCTAAATAAAAAGATCCCTAGATAAGAAAATCCATACCTTTTCTTTGTGCTACAAATGTAATAAATGAACAAATGACAAAAACACAGTTATTTCAGAGTGTATGGATTCAACGAAGTTGTTTTTATAGAGTTAAGATTAATGCCAAGATGAAAACATATAATAATGGATAAAGAATACAATTCGCTTTGCGGTTTCAAAGTGCCAACTGAGTTGCTAATTTCGTATTAAGAATTTAAGATAAGTTGTACTAAAACAATATGACTATAAATTTACCCATCTAGCAAAGGGGCAAGTACTAAGTTTTATCACCGGAAATTGCTTGCTAAGCTCAAGTTGTAAATCAACATTTGAAGTACCACAATCATTGTGTGCAAGCAATCATGTAGGACTAGGAGTACATAACATAACTGAATTGGTTTACTCCTCAAACGAAAAACTAAGGATGAGCAGTCACCTGGTGGATAGAAACTGGCGAAAGGGTGACAGCGATTCATCAAACGGCTTTCATCAAGTTTTGTGGATTCCATCGACTTAAGATCAAGCATGTAGGCACTGTCATCAACATACAGAATGATCACATTGTTGTCCTCGTCATAGGAGAGGATTTTCTGATGCCACCGATTATTACTAGCCCGGGGAGGGATCCCAAGAATGTCATGCATATCAACTGTCTTGTGCTGCAACCACGTGGCAACACCATGACAATTCTTTTGCCTCAGCCATATCTCTAGGCTCGGAAATGAAAACCTGACCCAGCCAACCGTGCCTTGCTCTATTTTGATGATCCTATGGCTGCCGGAATAATTCATATCAGAAGGTCCCTTGATCACAGCTAGGCTCTGCGTATCCAAATCAAACTCAAGCATGGCAGCACAAACATCATTTGATGAAAGCATCCAGTAGAGCACATTTCCAACCAGGGTCGCAGGAACATCAACAAGAGCAACTTTAAATGGAGCTTCTATTTCCTTAAGGCCGCCCCATGTGCCACTTTCTGATGAGTAAACAGATGTGATAAATCGATAGCGTGTAGGGTACCTCGACAAGAATGCCACCTTGAATGGGCTCTCGTGGCAAAAGCCGTGCACGTGGTCCTCCGGGCCGCTGGCAGCACAGAGCACAGCCCCGTGGTGGTAGTTGCACTCCCTGAACTCGTCCGGAAAGGCCAGGCAGTGCTCCTGGCCGGTGAGGGGGGCGAACACGACAAGACGCGGCAGCAGCCTGTGTATGGCCAGCACCCGACCGTGGCGGCAGCCGGTCGCGTCGCAGTCGCGGGAGGTCATCTGGCTTGAGATGTGAATGCGGTCGGCAGGGATACCGTCGGGAGGATGCAAGACGGGGGTGAAGTGGAACttctgctggcggcgctcgaaaacGCCGAGGAGGGGAGGCTTCCACTTCCTGCGGTGCTGGCTCATAAAGTTGGGGTCGGTGGCGACGCCTCGCCAGAGCGTGGAGACGCCGGATGCGCGCAGGAAGGAGCGCCGCTTCGGTGGCAGCACGAGGGAGGGCCGCTCCGGTGGAAGCAGGAGCAGGATCTCCCAAATCATATCCAACGGCAGCGACTCCCACAGGGTATCAGCGTCAGCTTCGTCTGGCACCTCCGGCGagctggcgcggcggcggcggctgggacgggtcgccccgtcgccgtcgtcgctgccGACGACTCGGGAGCGGCGGCGACTAGGACGGGTCACGCCGTCGCCGTCCTCGCTGCCGACGACTCGGGAGCGGCGGCGACTAGGACGGGTCGCCCCATCGCCGTCCTCGCTGCCG encodes:
- the LOC123175172 gene encoding uncharacterized protein; its protein translation is MAGRRRSRSRIQGDGAARPSRRRSRVHGSENGDGATRPSRRRSRVISSEDGDGVTRPSRRRSRVVASEDGDGATRPSRRRSRVVGSEDGDGATRPSRRRSRVVGSEDGDGVTRPSRRRSRVVGSDDGDGATRPSRRRRASSPEVPDEADADTLWESLPLDMIWEILLLLPPERPSLVLPPKRRSFLRASGVSTLWRGVATDPNFMSQHRRKWKPPLLGVFERRQQKFHFTPVLHPPDGIPADRIHISSQMTSRDCDATGCRHGRVLAIHRLLPRLVVFAPLTGQEHCLAFPDEFRECNYHHGAVLCAASGPEDHVHGFCHESPFKVAFLSRYPTRYRFITSVYSSESGTWGGLKEIEAPFKVALVDVPATLVGNVLYWMLSSNDVCAAMLEFDLDTQSLAVIKGPSDMNYSGSHRIIKIEQGTVGWVRFSFPSLEIWLRQKNCHGVATWLQHKTVDMHDILGIPPRASNNRWHQKILSYDEDNNVIILYVDDSAYMLDLKSMESTKLDESRLMNRCHPFASFYPPDMTI